From Vitis vinifera cultivar Pinot Noir 40024 chromosome 14, ASM3070453v1, a single genomic window includes:
- the LOC100249603 gene encoding protein EIN4, with product MLKALAPGLLLTTLILSVTASDNGFANCNCDDEGFWSIHNILECQKVSDLLIAVAYFSIPIELLYFISCSNVPFKWVLLQFIAFIVLCGLTHLLNVWTYYGPHSFQLMLALTISKFLTALVSCATVITLLTLIPLLLKVKVRELFLKQNVLELDQEVGMMKKQKEASWHVRMLTHEIRKSLDKHTILYTTLVELSKTLDLHNCAVWMPNENRTMMNLTHELKVRNSLNRSLSISVNDPDVSEIKASKGVRILRPDSALGAASSGESDDSGAIAAIRMPMLRVSNFKGGTPELVETCYAILVLVLPFVNSRTWTYQELEIVEVVADQVAVALSHAAVLEESQLTREKLGEQNRALQQAKENAMMASQARNSFQKVMSHGLRRPMHSILGLLSMFQDETMSFKQKIVIDTIMKTSNVLSTLINDVMEISAKDNGRFPLEMRPFRLHSMIKEASCLAKCLCVYKGFGFAVDIRNPLPDQVIGDEKRTFQVVLHMVGYLLNIFDGSGSFIFRVSSESGSDGKNDKTWGIWRPDEYACIKFEIEISDGGSLSYGLSTAVEFAGRKHNSGENKEGLSFSMCKKLVQMMQGNIWISSNPQGLAQSMTLVLKFQLQPSFGRSIFGLGNSSEQPNSNSMFRGLRVILADDDNVNRTVTKKLLERLGCQVSAVSSGFECLSVLSPSEAPFQIILLDLQMPEMDGFEVAKRIRKFRSRSWPLIIALTASADEHLWERCIQVGMNGIIRKPVLLQGMADELRRVLKRANDGV from the exons ATGTTAAAAGCATTAGCTCCTGGATTATTGCTTACTACTTTAATCCTCTCTGTCACCGCCAGTGATAATGGGTTTGCCAATTGCAATTGTGATGATGAGGGGTTTTGGAGCATACATAACATTTTAGAGTGCCAAAAAGTGAGCGATCTCTTGATTGCAGTAGCCTATTTTTCAATCCCCATTGAGCTTCTTTACTTTATTAGCTGCTCCAATGTGCCATTTAAATGGGTCCTCCTTCAGTTCATTGCATTCATAGTCCTATGTGGGCTGACCCATTTGCTCAATGTGTGGACTTACTATGGTCCTCACTCATTCCAGTTGATGCTGGCCCTCACGATTTCTAAATTCCTCACTGCTCTAGTGTCATGTGCCACTGTAATAACCCTTTTGACTCTGATCCCTCTTCTTCTCAAAGTGAAAGTAAGAGAGCTCTTTTTGAAGCAAAATGTATTGGAATTGGACCAAGAGGTTGGGATGATGAAGAAACAGAAGGAAGCAAGCTGGCATGTGCGAATGTTGACCCATGAAATTAGGAAGTCACTTGATAAGCACACCATTTTGTACACCACTCTGGTTGAGCTTTCAAAGACTTTGGACCTGCACAACTGTGCGGTTTGGATGCCGAATGAAAATAGAACAATGATGAACCTGACCCATGAGTTGAAAGTGAGGAATTCCTTAAATCGTAGTCTCTCTATATCAGTTAATGACCCAGATGTATCGGAAATAAAAGCGAGCAAGGGAGTGAGGATTTTGAGGCCAGATTCAGCACTTGGGGCTGCTAGCAGTGGTGAGTCTGATGACTCAGGCGCTATAGCAGCAATTCGAATGCCAATGCTTCGGGTTTCAAATTTCAAAGGAGGAACACCAGAGTTGGTAGAAACCTGTTATGCCATTCTGGTTTTGGTTCTTCCATTTGTGAATTCTAGAACTTGGACCTATCAAGAATTGGAGATTGTGGAAGTGGTTGCTGATCAGGTGGCTGTGGCTCTGTCTCATGCTGCAGTTCTTGAAGAGTCTCAGCTAACCAGGGAGAAACTGGGAGAGCAAAATCGTGCACTGCAGCAAGCTAAGGAGAATGCAATGATGGCAAGCCAGGCAAGGAACTCATTTCAGAAGGTGATGAGTCATGGGCTGAGGAGGCCAATGCACTCAATTTTGGGCCTGCTTTCTATGTTTCAAGATGAGACTATGAGTTTCAAACAGAAAATTGTAATTGATACAATTATGAAAACCAGCAATGTACTATCAACTTTAATCAATGATGTGATGGAAATTTCAGCAAAAGATAATGGAAGGTTCCCACTGGAGATGAGGCCTTTTCGGCTACATTCCATGATTAAGGAAGCCTCTTGCCTTGCCAAGTGCTTGTGTGTATATAAAGGCTTTGGTTTTGCAGTTGATATTCGGAACCCTTTGCCTGATCAGGTGATTGGTGATGAGAAAAGGACTTTCCAAGTAGTTTTGCATATGGTTGGGTATCTGTTGAATATCTTTGATGGAAGTGGTTCTTTTATTTTCCGGGTTTCCTCAGAGAGTGGAAGTGATGGAAAGAATGATAAAACATGGGGAATTTGGAGACCAGATGAGTATGCatgtataaaatttgaaattgaaattagtGATGGAGGTTCTCTGTCATATGGCTTGAGCACAGCTGTAGAATTTGCTGGTAGGAAGCACAATAGTGGTGAAAATAAGGAGGGTCTGAGCTTCAGCATGTGCAAAAAGCTTGTGCAG ATGATGCAAGGCAATATCTGGATATCCTCCAACCCTCAAGGTCTTGCACAAAGCATGACACTTGTTCTCAAGTTTCAACTCCAGCCATCTTTTGGGAGATCCATTTTTGGACTTGGAAATTCCTCAGAACAACCAAATTCCAATTCTATGTTCAGAGGACTTCGAGTTATACTGGCTGATGATGATAATGTAAACAGGACTGTGACCAAGAAGCTGCTTGAGAGGCTGGGTTGCCAAGTATCTGCTGTGTCATCTGGGTTTGAATGCTTGAGTGTTCTTAGCCCTTCTGAAGCTCCTTTCCAAATCATTCTTTTGGATCTTCAGATGCCTGAAATGGATGGATTTGAAGTAGCAAAAAGAATCCGAAAGTTCCGCAGCCGCAGTTGGCCTTTGATCATAGCCCTGACAGCAAGCGCTGATGAGCATTTGTGGGAGAGATGCATCCAGGTGGGAATGAATGGCATTATTAGAAAGCCTGTTCTTTTACAAGGAATGGCAGATGAACTTAGAAGAGTCTTGAAGCGAGCCAACGATGGGGTGTGA